From Plasmodium falciparum 3D7 genome assembly, chromosome: 9, one genomic window encodes:
- a CDS encoding pre-mRNA-splicing factor ATP-dependent RNA helicase PRP43, putative, which produces MSEEEDNQSNNISLERNTVSEECTYSTNERTKKKKLDNIIDEENNKKIKLNNNCYEQDDDEQTLFDNNKINEYNILDNKNVDSNITNNINLNKCNVKVENNILNNITNVQNDILSKENNNNNNYNNVQPTTHTSVVTNNEDDSMINKLTNQKYSQRYLQLLEEKKKLPAWSAKKNFLKLLKKNNVLIIVGDTGSGKTTQISQFVLESKYTEKKSIAVTQPRRVAAMSVAARVSEELDVELGTYVGYTIRFEDKSSNKTIIKYLTDGMLLRESMSDPLLTKYNTIILDEAHERTLATDILFGVIKNIQEKRNDLKLIVMSATLDAEKFQKFFNNSKILNIPGRLFPVEIFYTLQAEKDYVKVVIRTVYDIHINEEEGDILVFLTGEEEIEMTKKEIERVVSRNMNAGQLVVLPLYSSLPPAQQQKIFEPPPKPRFKGDKNGRKCILATNIAETSITIDGIVYVIDPGFSKQKVYNPRARIESLLIAPISKASAEQRAGRAGRTKPGKCFRLYTEKCFEETLPEQTYPEILRSNLGSVVLNLKKLGIDDLVHFDFMDPPAPETLMRALEQLNYLGALDDEGDLTNKGHLMSEFPVDPQLAKVLIESPNYSCSSEILTIAAMLSVPNCFLRPKVKVKEADEMKMRFSHLDGDHLTLLNVFHAYVKHALVDTNESKKFCFEYFLNHRAMTSAQNVRQQLLRIMERLNLKILSIKPSNPEYYINIRKALLSGFYQQVAYKTTKGYYITVKDIQMVTLHPSTVFQMNPEWVVYHELLLTSKNFIRTVTKIEGKWLLEIAPNYYNLEDLPNSEAKNDLKMLHKKLNH; this is translated from the coding sequence ATGAGCGAAGAGGAAGATAATCAATCCAATAATATTTCGCTAGAACGAAATACTGTATCAGAAGAATGTACATATAGTACGAATGAAcgtaccaaaaaaaaaaaactagataatataatagatgaggaaaataataagaagataaaattaaataataattgttatGAACAAGACGATGACGAACAAACCttatttgataataataagataaatgaatataatattcttgataataaaaatgtggaTTCTAATATaactaataatataaatctaAATAAGTGCAATGTTAAggtagaaaataatattttaaataatattacaaatgtacaaaatgatatattatctaaagaaaataataataataataattataataatgttcaACCTACTACTCATACAAGTGTCGTCACTAATAATGAGGACGATTCAATGATTAACAAATTGACCAATCAAAAATATAGTCAGAGATATCTACAACTTTtagaagagaaaaaaaagttaCCCGCATGGAGTGCAAAAAAGAACTTTTTAAAATTgctcaaaaaaaataatgtgcTAATTATCGTTGGAGATACAGGTAGTGGAAAAACAACACAAATATCTCAATTCGTTTTAGAATCAAAATATACGGAAAAGAAATCTATAGCTGTTACACAACCAAGAAGGGTAGCAGCTATGAGCGTAGCTGCACGAGTATCCGAAGAATTAGATGTTGAATTAGGTACTTATGTTGGTTATACCATAAGATTTGAAGATAAATCTAGTAATAAaactataataaaatatttaacagATGGTATGTTATTAAGAGAATCTATGAGTGATCCTCtgttaacaaaatataatactatAATATTAGATGAAGCACATGAAAGGACATTAGCTacagatatattatttggcgtcataaaaaatattcaagaaaaaagaaatgatttaaaattaatagtaATGTCTGCAACATTAGATGCAGAAAAGtttcaaaaattttttaataattcaaaaattttaaatataccaGGAAGATTATTTCCTGtggaaatattttatacctTACAAGCTGAAAAGGATTATGTAAAGGTTGTAATTAGGACAGTAtatgatatacatataaatgaagaagaaggaGATATTTTGGTTTTTTTAACAGGTGAAGAAGAAATTGAAATgacgaaaaaagaaattgaaaGAGTTGTTTCAAGAAATATGAATGCTGGTCAATTGGTTGTACTTCCTTTATATTCATCTTTACCACCTGCACAACAgcaaaaaatatttgaacCACCACCAAAACCTAGATTTAAAGGTGATAAAAATGGACGAAAATGTATATTAGCAACAAATATTGCAGAAACATCCATAACTATTGATGGTATTGTTTATGTAATTGATCCAGGTTTTTCAAAACAAAAAGTATATAATCCTAGGGCTCGTATCGAGTCCTTACTTATTGCACCAATATCTAAAGCTTCTGCTGAACAAAGAGCTGGAAGAGCTGGTAGAACTAAACCAGGAAAATGTTTTAGATTGTATACTGAAAAATGTTTTGAAGAAACCTTACCAGAACAAACATATCCAGAAATATTAAGATCGAATTTAGGTTCAGttgtattaaatttaaagaaATTAGGGATCGACGATTTAGTTCATTTTGATTTTATGGATCCCCCTGCTCCAGAAACATTGATGAGAGCATTAGAgcaattaaattatttggGAGCTTTAGATGACGAAGGAGATTTAACAAACAAAGGACATTTAATGTCTGAATTCCCTGTAGATCCTCAGCTAGCGAAAGTGTTAATTGAATCCCCAAATTATTCATGTTCAAGTGAAATATTAACAATAGCTGCAATGTTATCTGTTCCTAATTGTTTTCTAAGACCAAAGGTAAAGGTTAAAGAAGCAGATGAAATGAAAATGAGATTTTCACATTTAGATGGGGATCATTTAACTTTACTTAATGTATTTCATGCATATGTAAAACATGCACTTGTTGACACAAATGAATCAAAGAAATTTtgttttgaatattttttaaatcatagAGCTATGACATCGGCTCAAAATGTAAGACAACAATTATTAAGAATTATGGAAagattaaatttaaaaattcttTCTATAAAACCTTCAAACcctgaatattatataaatattaggAAAGCCTTATTAAGTGGATTTTATCAACAAGTAGCATATAAAACAACTAAAGGATATTACATTACTGTTAAAGATATACAAATGGTAACCTTACACCCATCTACCGTTTTTCAAATGAATCCAGAATGGGTTGTATATCATGAACTCTTATTAACtagtaaaaattttataagaaCTGTAACAAAAATTGAGGGAAAATGGCTACTAGAAATAGCTccaaattattataacttAGAAGATCTTCCAAATAGTGAAGCAAAAAATGACCTCAAAATGTTGCATAAAAAATTGAACCATTGA
- a CDS encoding GPN-loop GTPase, putative, translating into MWYGQLVIGPPGSGKSTYVAGVTHILKQINRKTVIINLDPFIENDIYEADINISDLIDIEKVFSDMGLGPNGTLIYCMEYLLINIDWLEEKLNTYKDCYLIIDTPGQVELYTHNDALKNIILRLNKLNCRLTSVHIVDSTLCSDGYKYISSLLLSLCSQIHLELPHVNVFSKIDLLKYFKNDLKFPLSYYVEAQNLNQLILYETYKNGSSSEDENLSYNYNKNLNNKTTNTNVENYNKNVMGKDNINYNELKQDPFLYDIIKNEKKNYKKYSNKFLKLNEYICETVEDYNLINFALLDIQDKFSVLKLLKIIDGANGFRFTSIYSEYSLFDTYVENVEYDCDEIEEKIMATSDEDEKK; encoded by the coding sequence ATGTGGTATGGGCAGCTTGTTATTGGTCCTCCTGGGTCAGGAAAATCGACGTACGTTGCTGGAGtaacacatatattaaaacaaataaatagaaaaacagtaattataaatttagaTCCATTTAttgaaaatgatatatatgaagcagatataaatataagcgATTTAATAGATATAGAAAAAGTATTTTCAGATATGGGTTTAGGACCGAATGGAACATTGATTTATTGTAtggaatatttattaattaatattgaTTGGttagaagaaaaattaaatacttATAAAGAttgttatttaattattgACACACCAGGACAGGTAgaattatatacacataacgatgccttaaaaaatataattttaagattaaataaattaaattgtAGATTAACTTCTGTTCATATTGTTGATAGTACCTTATGTTCAGAtggttataaatatattagttCTTTGCTTTTATCTTTATGTAGTCAAATACATCTGGAATTACCTCATGTTAACGTATTTTCGAAAATtgatcttttaaaatattttaaaaatgatcTTAAATTCCCTTTAAGCTATTATGTAGAAGCACAAAATTTAAATCaactaatattatatgaaacatataaaaatggtTCTTCATCCGAAGATGAAAATTTATCGTAcaattataataagaatCTAAACAATAAAACAACAAATACAAACGTTGAgaattataataagaatgTGATGGGaaaggataatataaattataatgaattaaAACAAGATCCTTTTctttatgatattataaaaaatgaaaaaaaaaattataaaaaatattcaaataagtttctaaaattaaatgaatatatttgtgAAACCGTAGAAGATTATAACTTAATAAATTTTGCCCTCTTAGATATACAAGATAAATTTAGTGttcttaaattattaaaaattattgatGGTGCTAATGGATTTAGATTTACTTCCATATATTCAGAGTATAGTTTATTTGATACATATGTCGAAAATGTTGAATATGATTGTGATGAaattgaagaaaaaattatggcTACCTCTGATGAAgacgaaaaaaaataa